TATATTCCGTCTTTCTTTGAGTTTGAATTAGCATTTGATTCTACTAGTTCTATCGGTGTATTTAAATTAAAATTCAAATCAAATCCTGATCCAAATAAATTTAGCATTCCCATTTCTTCTTTACTCATATTTTTGCTTATATAGTCTTTTAATTTTATATTTATATCGTATGTGTTAGATAAAAAACTATCTTCTTTTTTTACACTTACTAAATCTCCAAACTTTTCTATTCCCTTACTATTGTTTTGTTTTAAGTCGGCAATATTTCCTAAGTTTTCAGTTATTTTATATCCTGTTTTTCCTGATTCTTCTATTTTCTCAACATTATCATAATTTGATTTTAATTCTTGCTCATTTATGCCATCCATTAAATAGTCACTACTTAGAATTTGTGCTGTAACACTTGCATTTCCTTTTTTATCTATATTAAGGGTTATATCTGAATTTACACATCCAGTTAGCATAAATATAGATACAATCATACATATAGAAATAAATATTTTTTTCATATGACTTCCTCCAAACTTTAATTTATATAACTATATTAACATATTGTGTAAAAAAATATTTATTTCTACATATAAAGTTTCTTATTTTATATAGTTAAATATACTTTATTAAATAAAAATAAAAATATAGCCTACTAAACGTAGACTATATTTTTTTATTATCCTAAGAACATTTTTAAATCATCTTCAACGTTTGTTATTCCACCTATTCCAAAGTTTTCAACTAATACTTTAGCTACATTTGGTGATAAGAACGCTGGTAATGTTGGTCCTAAATGTATATTTTTCACCCCTAGGTATAATAGTGATAATAATACTATTACTGCCTTTTGTTCATACCATGCTATATTAAACGCTATTGGTAATTCATTTATATCTTGTAATTCAAATACTTCTTTAAGTTTTAATGCAATAAGTGCTAGTGAGTATGAGTCATTACATTGTCCTGCATCTAATACTCTAGGTATTCCATTTATATCTCCTAAGTTTAACTTATTATACTTATATTTTGCACATCCTGCAGTTAAAATTACTGTATCTTTTGGTAGTGCCTCTGCAAATTCTGTATAGTAATTTCTTGATTTAGCTCTTCCGTCACATCCTGCCATAACGAAGAATTTCTTTATTGCTCCGCTTTTAACTGCATCTACTACTGCATCTGCTAATGCAAATACTTGGTTATGTGCGAATCCTCCAACTATTTCTCCTCTTTCTATTTCTGTAGGAGGTTGACAGTTTTTAGCTTGTTCTATTATTTCTGAGAAATCTTTATCATCTTCACTATTACCTTTTATATGCTTAACTCCTGCAAATCCCGCAGCTCCTGTAGTGTATATTCTATCTTTATAACTATCTTTTGGTGGTACTATACAGTTTGTAGTCATTAATATTGGTCCGTTAAAACTTTCAAACTCTTCTTTTTGTTTCCACCAAGCATTTCCGTAATTTCCTGCAAAGTGAGAATATTTTTTAAATGCTGGATAGTAGTGTGCTGGAAGCATTTCTGAGTGAGTATATACATCTACTCCAGTTCCTTCTGTTTGTTTTAATAATAATTCTAAATCTTTTAAATCATGTCCTGATATAAGTATTCCTGGGTTATTTCTAACTCCTATATCAACCTTAGTTATTTCTGGGTGTCCATAAGTTCCTGTATTTGCGCTATCAAGTAAAGCCATTCCGTCTACTCCAACTTTACCAGTTTCTAAAGTTAATCCTATTAACTCATCTACACTTAAGCTATCATCTAAAGTTTTAGCTAAAGTTGCTTGCATAAAAGCATTTATTTTTTCATCATCATATCCTAATGCATTAGCATGCTTCATATATGCTGATAATCCTTTTAATCCATATATTATTAATTCTCTTAAACTTCTTATATCTTCATCTTTAGTTGCTAAAACTCCAACTTCAGTTGACTTTTCATCTAATAATTTATTTATATCATCATTTGTTAACTCTTTTCCACTTCCTAATATTGCATCTTTAATTTTACTTAATATACTTACCTTAACATCCATTTCTTCATTCGAGTTTGCATTCCATAATGCAGCTTCTGATAAATTAGACTTATTACTTAATTGCGATAATAAATCTTCTTTTGTTTTTAATGTTTCTTTTACTCTTGCATAAAATACTTCATCATCGAAGTTAGCATTTGTTATAGTAGTAAATAAATTTATAGTTATTAAATGGTTTACATTGTTACTTACTTTTTTACCTTCTTTTCTAAGTCTCGTTGTAACCTCTGATAATCCCTTCGTTGTATATATTAAAAGATCTTGCATTCTAGCTAAATCTGGTGATTTTCCACAGACTCCAAATTTTGTACATCCTGTACACCCAGCTGTTTCTTGACATTGAAAACAAAACATTTTATTTTCCATAATAGTTCCTCCAATTTTATAAATGTTTATTTTATATACACATTATATAGTTTAATTTATTTTGAATCTGTAACATAAGTTACTATTTTTATATTTTTTTGATTATATAATCCTCATAATCAGTTTTTTTATATTCAAAATTATTGTTTATGGTACTCACAAATGATACTATCCATAAATCTCTAAGATTATAAAATATATTAACATCTACATTCTCATTTTCCCATATTTCCTTATGCACACATATTCTTCTTTTCCATATTACAACATCATCTTCTAAAGTAATTACTTCATTTACTCTATCACATGGCATTCCATCTAATATATAGTCATTTATACTATTATATATTTCTTTTGCATTAGTAATATTTTGTGCAGAACTTACTTCCTTACCAGCTTTTACACCTTGGCTTCTATAAATATGTTCTATTTTTTTCAATGATTCTGAATTATTTTCTAAAATTTCAGATGTCCACGCAGCCATTCTTCCTTCTGATGAATGGATTTTCTCTTGTAGCCAACCATGTATATTTCCAGTATCAATAATCTCTTCTAATTTTTTATTTTCTAATTTCTCTCCATACTTTAAATTAATTTGTTTAGTTAGCTTTTCTATATCTAATCCTTCAACCTCTGCTAACTTTATTATTTCACTTTCTAAATCTTCAAACCAAAGTATTTTATTAAATAACCAGTAGTGAATTTTTCCTAAAAATAAGCTCATAATAAAACCTCCTATATTTATCAAATTTTTATTTTTAAATAAGTATTTTAAATACACTTTTAAATTTTCATCTCTTCTTAACTTTCTATATTTAGATTATATATTATTTAATTTTTATTTTCTGTAACGCTGGTTACACTATTTAATATAAATTATATTAAATAAAAGGATTACCAAATAAACTGGTAACCCTCCTACTCTTATGATTCATTTAATTCTTTTAATATTTTTTCTAAATCTAATCCATGTATTTCACATGCTTGTTCTAACTTTTCCATTTGAGCTGAAGGGCATCCTATACATCCCATTCCATAATTCATAAGTATTTGTGCTGCATTAGGTTTAGCTTTTATTATATCTGCTATTATGGTATCTTTAGTTATCATAGTAATCGCTCCTTTTTATAAATTATTTTATGCTTATAACAGAAACAGGACAACCATCTCTAGCATCCTTTGCTGAATCTAATACTTCTTCAGGTATATCTTCTTTTATAGGTACTGATATATTATCGTCATCCATACTAAATACCTCTGGGCAAGTTCCTGCACACGCTTGACATCCTATACAACCATCTCTATCTACAAATGCTTTCATATTTTTATCTCCTTTTTATTTATATTTTTAAATATTATTTTTTAAATTTTTAATATTGTATTGTATATACTATAAACTCTATCTAAATAAATTCATGTAACTATTGGTACATGTAGTTGATCTATTTAGATGGCACTTCTAAACAAGATGCTAAATCTTTATCTGGAGTGCTTATAGTTTGTAAATTAAATGTGTCTACCAAATATTGAAGTACGTTAGGGCTTAAAAATGCTGGTATTGATGGCCCTAAGTATATTCCTTTTATTCCTAGAGACAATAGAGCTAATAAATCTGCTACTGCTTTTTGTTCATACCAAGATAAAATTATAGATAGCGGTAAGCTATTTACATCAGTATCAAAAGCATCAGCCAATGCTAATGCAATTCTTACAGCTGAGTAAGCGTCATTACATTGACCTACATCTAAAAGCCTTGGCAAGCCAGCAACTTCTCCAAAGTCTAATTTATTAAATCTATACTTACCACAAGCTAGAGTAAGTATTATGCAGTCTTTAGGTACTTTTTGAGCAAACTCTGTATAATAATTTCTTCCAGGTCTTGCTCCATCGCATCCTCCAATTAGGAAGAAATGTCTTAATTTACCAGATTTTACAGCATCAATTATAGCTGGAGCATTACTTAAAGTAGCATTATGTCCAAATCCAACTAAAATCTCATGTGGTTCTTGATCTTCTTTAAATCCACCTAATTCTAATGCCTTATTTATAATCTCACTAAAATCTTTTTCTCCATCAGCATTTTTGCCTATGTATTTTACTCCATCCCATCCAACTACACTAGTAGTAAATATTCTATCCTTGTATGAATCTCTAGGCTTCATAAGACAGTTTGTAGTCATCAAAATACAACCTGGTATGTTATCAAACTCTTTTTGCTGATCTTGCCAAGCTCCACCAAAGTTTCCTGCTAAATGAGAGTATTTGTTAAGCTCTGGATAACCATGGCATGGTATCATTTCTCCATGAGTATAAATATTTATTCCTTTTCCTTCAGTTTGTTTTAAAATCATTTCTAAGTCTTTTAAATCATGTCCTGAAACTATAATAAATGGACCTTTTTTAATGTGAACATTTACTTTATGAGGAGAAGGATTTTTATATATAGTTGTGTTTGCCTCATCTAGTTTTTGCATAACTGCAACGCTCATGTCACCAGTTCTTAGAGTCCATGTTATTAAGTCATTAACAGATAATTTATCATCTGTTGTCGCAGCTAATGCTCTAAAATAAAATTCATCAACTTGGTCGTTAAAATAACCTAATTCTCTAGCTTGATGTCCATATGCAGATATTCCTTTTAAACCATATATTATTGTTTGTCTTAAACTTCTTATATCTGGATCTAAATTTTGATCATACATTATTCCTGCACGCTTAGCATCTTTTAACATTTGGTCCCTAGTATCACTTAGGTTATATTCAGCTTGTTCACAGCAATTAGAACAACTTGAAACTCTACTTCTTAGACTTTGCTTTATTTCTTGTGATTGTCTAAGCATTTTTTCATGAACATCTCCATCAAAGTTTACATTAGTAAGAGTGGTAAATAAAGAGTTTTCAACAAAGCTTACAATTTCCTTATCTATCTTTTCACCTTTATCTATTAACTCTTTTGCGTAACAACTTATTCCTTTAATTTGATATATTAACAAGTCTTGAAGAGCTGCAATTTCTGGTGTTTTACTGCAAACTCCTACCTTAGTACATCCCTTACCACCAGCAGTCTGCTCACATTGATAGCAAAACATTGGGTATTCCATAGCCATATTGTTTTCCATAAAAATTCCTCCTTGTGAAATTTTCAATAACATTGTTAGTATTTCACAATTTTTTTAAAATATAGCTATATAATTAATATTTTAATCTTATAATTTATTATATTTATGAAAAAGGATGACTTTACGTATTGTAGAGCCATCCTTTTTTATAAAATTATCCTAAGAACATTTTTAAATCATCTTCAACGTTTGTTATTCCGCCTATTCCAAAGTTTTCAACTAATACTTTAGCTACATTTGGTGATAAGAACGCTGGTAATGTTGGTCCTAAATGTATATTTTTCACCCCTAGGTATAATAGTGATAATAATACTATTACTGCCTTTTGTTCATACCATGCTATATTAAACGCTATTGGTAATTCATTTATATCTTGTAATTCAAATACTTCTTTAAGTTTTAATGCAATAAGTGCTAGTGAGTATGAGTCATTACATTGTCCTGCATCTAATACTCTAGGTATTCCATTTATATCTCCTAAGTTTAACTTATTATACTTATATTTTGCACATCCTGCAGTTAAAATTACTGTATCTTTTGGTAGTGCCTCTGCAAATTCTGTATAGTAATTTCTTGATTTAGCTCTTCCGTCACATCCTGCCATAACGAAGAATTTCTTTATTGCTCCGCTTTTAACTGCATCTACTACTGCATCTGCTAATGCAAATACTTGGTTATGTGCGAATCCTCCAACTATTTCTCCTCTTTCTATTTCTGTAGGAGGTTGACAGCTTTTAGCTTGTTCTATTATTTCTGAGAAGTCTTTATCATCTTCACTCTTACCTTTTATATGCTTAACTCCTGCAAATCCCGCAGCTCCTGTAGTGTATATTCTATCTTTATAACTATCTTTTGGTGGTACTACACAGTTTGTAGTCATTAATATTGGTCCGTTAAAACTTTCAAACTCTTCTTTTTGTTTCCACCAAGCATTTCCGTAATTTCCTGCAAAGTGAGAATATTTTTTAAATGCTGGATAGTAGTGTGCTGGAAGCATTTCTGAGTGAGTATATACATCTACTCCAGTTCCTTCTGTTTGTTTTAATAATAATTCTAAGTCTTTTAAATCATGTCCTGATATAAGTATTCCTGGGTTATTTCTAACTCCTATATCAACCTTAGTTATTTCTGGGTGTCCATAAGTTCCTGTATTTGCGCTATCAAGTAAAGCCATTCCGTCTACTCCAACTTTACCAGTTTCTAAAGTTAATCCTATTAATTCATCTACACTTAAGTTTCCATCCAAAGTCTTAGCTAAAGTTGCTTGCATAAAAGCATTTATTTTTTCATCATCATATCCTAATGCATTAGCATGCTTCATGTATGCTGCTAAACCTTTTAACCCATATATTATTAATTCTCTTAAGCTTC
The nucleotide sequence above comes from Paraclostridium bifermentans. Encoded proteins:
- a CDS encoding EGFR-like transmembrane domain-containing protein, whose amino-acid sequence is MKKIFISICMIVSIFMLTGCVNSDITLNIDKKGNASVTAQILSSDYLMDGINEQELKSNYDNVEKIEESGKTGYKITENLGNIADLKQNNSKGIEKFGDLVSVKKEDSFLSNTYDINIKLKDYISKNMSKEEMGMLNLFGSGFDLNFNLNTPIELVESNANSNSKKDGIYNYNWNLNLSNLENIHVKAKIPNVQNIMIISILGIVLIIGLAIFILKRRKNKNNK
- the hcp gene encoding hydroxylamine reductase, with the translated sequence MENKMFCFQCQETAGCTGCTKFGVCGKSPDLARMQDLLIYTTKGLSEVTTRLRKEGKKVSNNVNHLITINLFTTITNANFDDEVFYARVKETLKTKEDLLSQLSNKSNLSEAALWNANSNEEMDVKVSILSKIKDAILGSGKELTNDDINKLLDEKSTEVGVLATKDEDIRSLRELIIYGLKGLSAYMKHANALGYDDEKINAFMQATLAKTLDDSLSVDELIGLTLETGKVGVDGMALLDSANTGTYGHPEITKVDIGVRNNPGILISGHDLKDLELLLKQTEGTGVDVYTHSEMLPAHYYPAFKKYSHFAGNYGNAWWKQKEEFESFNGPILMTTNCIVPPKDSYKDRIYTTGAAGFAGVKHIKGNSEDDKDFSEIIEQAKNCQPPTEIERGEIVGGFAHNQVFALADAVVDAVKSGAIKKFFVMAGCDGRAKSRNYYTEFAEALPKDTVILTAGCAKYKYNKLNLGDINGIPRVLDAGQCNDSYSLALIALKLKEVFELQDINELPIAFNIAWYEQKAVIVLLSLLYLGVKNIHLGPTLPAFLSPNVAKVLVENFGIGGITNVEDDLKMFLG
- a CDS encoding DUF1858 domain-containing protein; this translates as MITKDTIIADIIKAKPNAAQILMNYGMGCIGCPSAQMEKLEQACEIHGLDLEKILKELNES
- a CDS encoding ferredoxin encodes the protein MKAFVDRDGCIGCQACAGTCPEVFSMDDDNISVPIKEDIPEEVLDSAKDARDGCPVSVISIK
- the hcp gene encoding hydroxylamine reductase; translated protein: MENNMAMEYPMFCYQCEQTAGGKGCTKVGVCSKTPEIAALQDLLIYQIKGISCYAKELIDKGEKIDKEIVSFVENSLFTTLTNVNFDGDVHEKMLRQSQEIKQSLRSRVSSCSNCCEQAEYNLSDTRDQMLKDAKRAGIMYDQNLDPDIRSLRQTIIYGLKGISAYGHQARELGYFNDQVDEFYFRALAATTDDKLSVNDLITWTLRTGDMSVAVMQKLDEANTTIYKNPSPHKVNVHIKKGPFIIVSGHDLKDLEMILKQTEGKGINIYTHGEMIPCHGYPELNKYSHLAGNFGGAWQDQQKEFDNIPGCILMTTNCLMKPRDSYKDRIFTTSVVGWDGVKYIGKNADGEKDFSEIINKALELGGFKEDQEPHEILVGFGHNATLSNAPAIIDAVKSGKLRHFFLIGGCDGARPGRNYYTEFAQKVPKDCIILTLACGKYRFNKLDFGEVAGLPRLLDVGQCNDAYSAVRIALALADAFDTDVNSLPLSIILSWYEQKAVADLLALLSLGIKGIYLGPSIPAFLSPNVLQYLVDTFNLQTISTPDKDLASCLEVPSK
- the hcp gene encoding hydroxylamine reductase yields the protein MENKMFCFQCQETAGCTGCTKFGVCGKSPDLARMQDLLIYVTKGLSEVTTRLREEGKEVSGEVDHLITINLFTTITNANFDDEIFYIRVKETLETKEALLSKLNNKENLSEAALWTANSNEEMDEKSTKVGVLATKDEDIRSLRELIIYGLKGLAAYMKHANALGYDDEKINAFMQATLAKTLDGNLSVDELIGLTLETGKVGVDGMALLDSANTGTYGHPEITKVDIGVRNNPGILISGHDLKDLELLLKQTEGTGVDVYTHSEMLPAHYYPAFKKYSHFAGNYGNAWWKQKEEFESFNGPILMTTNCVVPPKDSYKDRIYTTGAAGFAGVKHIKGKSEDDKDFSEIIEQAKSCQPPTEIERGEIVGGFAHNQVFALADAVVDAVKSGAIKKFFVMAGCDGRAKSRNYYTEFAEALPKDTVILTAGCAKYKYNKLNLGDINGIPRVLDAGQCNDSYSLALIALKLKEVFELQDINELPIAFNIAWYEQKAVIVLLSLLYLGVKNIHLGPTLPAFLSPNVAKVLVENFGIGGITNVEDDLKMFLG